Part of the Zea mays cultivar B73 chromosome 4, Zm-B73-REFERENCE-NAM-5.0, whole genome shotgun sequence genome is shown below.
TGATCTACCTTCTTCTGAGATTGCATTCTAAAGATTGTAATACTATAATCTCAAAAAGCTACCCCACCCCCCTCATCGAAATATTGATGTGTACCTTGTGTTTCTTTTTTTGACTTCAGCTACTATTTTTTTAGGTTCTTCAAAAAAATGGTGCCTTATGTGTGAACTTGAGCAATATGCTTCAACTTTACGTGAAAGTGGTGGGCCCTTATCTCCAAGTAGAATTCTTTCTAATCTGAGGAATATTGGATGTCGCTTGGGTGGTGGAACTCAGGAAGATGCTCATGAGTTTTTAAGGTATCATAACTGTTACATGCTTGTTTTGCTCCTGTTGCTTTTTTTGCTTGCTTGCTAGTGTTTAACTTAATGCAATAGTAAAATGGATTCTGTATGATTCAGAATCAACTCTTCTAGTACCAACGAAAACTTCCACTACATATTATTGGTGTGAGATACAATGTTGTCCTAGTGAGCAATGTTTTCAAGTTGTCTGATTAATCACTATTAGTCGTGATTAATCGTCCAAGTTGGTTTGGACCAATCACGATTAATTGCCCAAGTCGTCCAACTAATCATGATTAATCGCCCTAGTTGGTCAGCCAGAACGACCAGCAAGTTGTCCGACTTGAAAACATTGTTGAATAATCACTTTTTATCTTTCAAAATATTCAAGAAAAGCAATTTTTGTGGAGCAAAAGTATCTGCAGCATCTAAAGTTACGAGTCATGTAAAAGTTGATGAAATTacttgaccttcttgaaagaaaTTTATGTCCAAACCTGTCCTCTAGCTCTATTTTAACTAAACACATGTTTTTAAGTTCTAATCAGACATAACTTACCATATGCATATCTGATAAACTAAAAAAATGAACACAACTCACTAGGTAAATTATCATGGCATGGTAATGTGTTACATAAGATGTGTGGCAGCTGGTGGTGATATAACATCACTACCTTTTGCACTAATGGAAATCCATAGCTAGCTTGCCTTGTGAGATACAATGTTGTCCTAGTGAGTAATAATTGATTGATGTATCACTATGCCTGGGCTGATGTACTGATATCCTATGAACATTCAAAATGATTTTATTGAAGTATTTTTTTAGGTTCTTGTATTATTGTTAGACATTTTAGAAGCCCGTCAAGAGGTGAAAAATATAATAATTGAATTTAAGTTTTTTTAATGAAGCTATTGTTTCCTCTTGAACATACATGTTCATTTGTTCACTATGCAATTTGAATACGACCAGGCATCTTGTGATGTCTATGCAAGCAGCTTGCTTGGATGGGCTGGGTGGTGAGAAGCATGTTGAGCCAAGTTTGCAGGAAACAACACTGATACAACAGATGTTTGGTGGCCGTCTTAAATCCAAGGTAAATTAATAAATTTCTGATTTCTTGTTGGGCTAGTTTATTATATTTAGAAACTGTTACTTTCTTTAGTGATATACTGTACTTGTAGCTATGCATTTTTGTAATAAATATTTTTTTGCTTCATTTGTTTTGAAACCAAATATTGTCACTTGCATGCTTCATCTTCGATTCATGGGCAACCCTGTAGTTGGTTTATCATACTCTGAATCTATGGCACCATCTTGATATATGATATACTAATTAGTTTTGTTTATGAAACAAGGTTAAGTGCCTCAGATGTTATCACGAGTCTGAACGATATGAGAATATAATGGATCTTACTTTGGAGATTCACGGCTGGGTAGAGTCCTTGCAGGATGCTTTGACACAGTTCACTGCCCCTGAAGATTTAGATGGTGATAATATGTATAAATGTGGAAGGTAGTGTTGCAACTGGTGGCTAGAATCTTGTTACCGTCATTTCAGTTGGACCGCAATAAACTGAAGCTATTGAAATTTTGAATCTTTTAATGCAGTTGTGCTGCCTATGTTAAAGCCAGGAAGCAACTGAGCGTGCATGAGGTGCCAAACATATTAACAGTTGTTCTTAAAAGATTTCAGGTAATTGTTTTTGTATTGAATTTCATCACGTAATACCGGTTGGATCTGATAAGTATTTATGCAGGGTGCAATGTTCAGCCAATTCTTTGAAGCATGCATTAGCATTTTTAGACCCACATTTGTTGGTACTTggtaatattaacttgaaatgaaTGACATAATTATCAAGTCATCCGATTAATCATGATCAATTGTTCTAATCGGTCCTTTCTGGACTCAATTAGGGTGACCAGAAATCTGGTTGTCTGATTAGCCAACGGTCCTTTCTGGACTCAATTAGGGTGACCAGAAATCTGGTTGTCTGATAGCCGTTGGCTAATCATGATCAATTGTCTGATTAGTTGTGTTGGATGAATGGGCTGGCAATTGTGAACTGTGCTACATCAGGTCAAAGTCACTGGTCTATAGTTGTGTTTTGGCCCCAACCCaattgagtttctcttgtatacccCCTCCACAATTACTCGCTTGGCCCTGACCTGTGAGAAGCAACCCCAGCCACCAGGACTTCGTGCCACAACCATCCCTGACACCACAGGTCTTCCCCTCTTTTCTGGCCTTCCCTGCTGCTGTACCGCCTGTTTTCCCACTGCTGCTGCTGCCTCTCCTTCCTGTCTCAGCCGTCAACATGAAGGTGAAGCTGAAGGCTTTCTTCCCTGCACTAGCGGAGTCAAGCACTGCCGGATAAATAACCTGCTACCGCTGAGTCACACCTCCATCAATTCAGGTCTGGGGATGATGAACTCCTGCTCTTAGGGTTAGTCATTGCTGGGTGCCTGGGTCACACCTCAGCAACTTGTCTTTGCTTGAAGCTTGATGGTCTGCTTTTAGTAGCATGAAGCTATCAACTAGGTTCTCTGTTTATACTATCTAGTCTCGATTTCCCCGGAGCCTGGAGAAGGCAACCAAACGCGCCCCCTAGGAAACAGGGACGGGTAATGAAGCTCGTTTGGGGAAATTTCCATATTGTTGACTTGGATCAGTTATCACATGGCTCATGTTCTATGCTCGAGCTGACAGTTTTGTACCACTTGAATGTTTCTTGATGAAGAACTAAATgaactttattttattatttcagTCAGGAAAATATGGCAAGATCAACAAATGTGTTACTTTCCCTGATATGTTGGACATGGTTCCTTTTGTGACTGGGTCTGGTGACAATCCCCCTCTTTATTTCTTGTATGCCGTGGTTGTACATGTGGATACAGAAAATGCATCATTCTCTGGGCACTATATATCATATGTCAAAGATATGCAGGGTACATGGTTGAGAATTGATGATTCAGAGGTACGTTTTACAACAAGGCCTACTCCAGTTAAGTAGGCTAAGAATGTCTTACCTTATCACCTAATGTATGAATTGCGAGAAATTACTATGGTTTCGTGACATTGTGTTTCTAGATTTAAACTCTAGTGTAAGGATAGTGAACGTTCCCATGGGCAGTTTTGATCGTCAATGCTGTCTTCCTTGATGCAGTTTTGTTGTCAAACTTCTTTGGTGCACATATGTATGTGCTTTTCCTTGTAGGTTTATAGGCTCATTGAAATGAAATAGGAAAGGAAAAAAAAACTCGAGAGTTTATGATATCTTGTGGTGATTTATGTTGTTCCATATGTAGGTCCAGGTTGTATCAGTGAATCAAGTTATGTCAGAAGGTGCATATATGCTTTTCTACATGAGGTAAATATAGCCAGCACATGATGCGCTGTACCTAAGTTGCATATGGAGTATCTGTGCCTGCACTCTGCAGCGATCTCATATTTGTAAAAATACCATTCAGGTCTTTCCCCCGACCACCAAGAATATACATCGAGAAGGGGCCGACTGTTCCATCCGCGAAGCGCCACACATCAAAGTATTCCAAGGGCTCTAAACACGAGCGCGAGCAGACAGAGTTACTCCTCTCGGCGAACGATCCAGCATACGGTGTTTATGACTTTAGACCTGATGGCGAGGGCTACACGCAAGATCAGCAAGCAGAGTTGAGATCCAGGGATTTCCATCGCGCCGACGATGCCTTCGCAGACTCGGTCAGCGCGGACTTCTCGGAGGCCACGTCAAGCGAATGGTCGCTGTTTACCAGCTCCGACGAGTCCTCATTCACCACCGAGAGCACAAGGGACTCGTTCAGCGTTGTGGACTACGGCGACAACGCTGGCCTGGACCCAATCTCCTCGATATTTGGGCCAAGCTATGCTCCGGAGCATCATCCCGGTCCACCTGGCAGTTTCGCCGCGTGCACGAGGCTCTCGCCTTCCAACCCACAGACAAGGTACTTCTCGGAGAGCACAGGGTTCGTCTCGGACTACTCTTCCAGCGGCATTGTACATAGAGGAAGGGATCCAGGTAGGGCATACACCTGTTCAGCGGAACCGCTCGCTTCGGCTGCGGCGGCGCACCAGCACCAGCGGTACGCCCTTAGCGGCCGAGACGGTTTGGTCCAGACATCTGGGTTCTGCCAAATGTAACCGGCTTTACGATTTCGTAGCTATAGCTGTAGCTGGTGCTCGGGCAGCTGCGGTTTAGCACTGCCACTGATGCTGCTGCCTCTATGTTCTTTTTATTTCAGGTGAGGCGTATTAAATTTTGGCTGCATGTCATTCCTAGGCTAGCTCGATTCAATGTAGCGAGAGAGAGAGGAACAAATTTAGATTGTGTCTATATGCAGGTGAAATTTTAGAGCGCGGTGGAGCTGCTCCGGTTGAAGCCATCCCCCGAGGCCCGAACCAGTAAATTACGCCGAATCCGGCAGTCGTATGGCCCTGCACACCAGTGCTTTGTGAAAAGCTTGCAGATTCATCAATTGACGTGCACTTGCCTTTTATATGGACGCTGACGTATGGAGGTGCACACTCTCCACCTCCGTATATCTCGCCACCTACTCTGTTTATATTAGAAGGTTGATTGCTGACACACAACACCTGCTCGTACTTTTTTGTCGAAATCATGACGGACAACAACGCTAAACATATAGTACAATCTTCTTGTCTTGCTGATCTGCTATGCCCCTTTGTGAAATCTGCCGGTGACATCAGCGATGGCGTCTTGCTGATCTCGTGGTATACCTGATGTTTCCTCGGTCTCAGCTTTTATCACGCAGTAGTGCACAAGTGACATGTGTTCGCTGGCGTGGCGCATCAGTCAGGCACACGagtgccgttctttctagtcttgtCTGTGTCCTGGACTTGCCTCTCGTGTTCCGTATTCTGTTTCGTTTCATGGTCCTCCCCGTCTTGGAAGGCTGACCATGATAATAACCTGATAAAAAGGCACGTCCTTCCTTCTTTGGCTTCTGCTGCATAGACAGTGTATATAAACCATAGATAAGTGGGGTAATTTAGACTTTTcgtattattttatttattgtttTATATTTATAACCTAAAATAAAAATTATAAATTATGGTTCATATTCAATTGCCAAAGCATATATatgtattttttaaaaaaaacggaCGTACCTTTAGTTACgtactactccctccgtcccataaTAAAAGGCGTAATTACTTTTTATTTCTATCTTATAATATAAGATGTGATCTCTCTAGACACACGTTCATCGATACAGTGATTTAAAGATAACTAAATATTTTTTGGGTCTTTAAATAAATATGATTACGTTTTATATAATAAGACGGAAGGAGTATTAATGTTAGGGTTGCCTTATCTTTATGTGATCTATAAAAGTAAAGGTTATTTTTAGAGATGCCTCTCTAAAGATTGGTCTCGTACGTCTCTCTTTTTTGTTTGCAACGGCCTCTCCTTCCCTCCGTGTCTCTCCGTCGTCTCTGTGCGGACTGAGCAGCGGTGTGCATGCATCTCCGACCGACGACTCACAAGACAGCACCGTAGATCGAGCGCGTCAGCAAGCGTTCCCGATCAGGAGTGCCGGATCAAGCGGCGGCAAGCGAGCGTCTCATGTCACAAGAGCCGTAGATCGAGAGGTGGTACATgtcggcggcgaatccaggggccaCGCGCCGGCGGCTAGCGCAGGCAAGGCGAGGATGCCGGCGGCGGTGGATCCAGGATGTCGCGGGCTTGTTTGGGCTCGACGGCAGACCCTACATGGGCTCAGTGTTGAGCCCATGTAATACTACGCAGGCGCTGGAACGAAGCCGGAGCGCTTGTCCGTCTGCATAAATtccatttttatttttattttttacttTGCGCATCTGAAAAACTTTACTCTGTCCTAGTAATACTAGTATTTTTTATCACTACGGAGTGGTTGAATGCACTGTAGATAATAGTTATCGGCTAAAATTAGCTGACGACATCTAAACAATTTAACTAATAATTCAAATAATAGCtattttttagtaaattagttaattttTAGCTCgacatttgttagctagctaatttcactaatAATTTTTTAGCTAAAAACTAatagttctagtgcattcaaacaactCTATATACATTGGATTCATTCATCGGCTCAAATAGTCTCATGGCATGGGACCGCCCTACAGTGCCATGATGGACCAGTACTTTTGACCTATGCTATAGTATTTCCATCTCCATGCCATACGGCATCAACATGGAATAGTGATATTCTGGGGCTCACAAAAGATGCCCTTGCTATGGGCAGTTCCGAGGAGGAAGAACATCCGCATCATAGAGTTCAAAGTCTCTACTACTACAGTATGGAGtatctatatatatatgtagCATTCAAGGCGGCATGAAATGGAAGCGATTCCGGAATATATGCTCTGCACAGATGATTGGCTGCAGGTAATGCAGCTCGACCGCTAGCTTTCCTATCCCCCATCTCTCCCACCATCCCTTGTGTTAGAGCGGCT
Proteins encoded:
- the LOC103654750 gene encoding ubiquitin carboxyl-terminal hydrolase 15 isoform X2, with product MLQPREADLPALFLVFIVLPVVAYFLLGRWHDAASKKARVSVLAQRAAEEAYREETMACPDIILPGSSLRTMPYFRPMPALRQEYHECATCHAPAKTRCSRCKAVRYCSGKCQIVHWRQGHKETCQKWLGSGSSSFGGSSTEATEQMPFLTNLNSPLPGGDIHLRDLNFDTLSEPSFPTTDGYNLDTDPFLADRSNMNKSNQGIHMSENGAVGVSFEKNNYNADDEIHSPENLSRNKVSNNYFGSDAISGNGDAIYPAKSNAQQPSSCAPDMRKQPKASITVYQPDIGVYLTSDMVSSCEGSYASASEPLQRSLSSGRTIGKANAVNKRPPYPSSKVVSAQKPQDRVSTSYQNDGHEKNPCNKNDQRSTPKCESSQSTSSNLQKFGASKVEVLKKPSKFLKTSLVGLINDNKRNKVLFPYEDLVKFFQYEARGISPRGLFNCGNSCYANAVLQCLMCTKPLMIYLLLRLHSKDCSSKKWCLMCELEQYASTLRESGGPLSPSRILSNLRNIGCRLGGGTQEDAHEFLRHLVMSMQAACLDGLGGEKHVEPSLQETTLIQQMFGGRLKSKVKCLRCYHESERYENIMDLTLEIHGWVESLQDALTQFTAPEDLDGDNMYKCGSCAAYVKARKQLSVHEVPNILTVVLKRFQSGKYGKINKCVTFPDMLDMVPFVTGSGDNPPLYFLYAVVVHVDTENASFSGHYISYVKDMQGTWLRIDDSEVQVVSVNQVMSEGAYMLFYMRSFPRPPRIYIEKGPTVPSAKRHTSKYSKGSKHEREQTELLLSANDPAYGVYDFRPDGEGYTQDQQAELRSRDFHRADDAFADSVSADFSEATSSEWSLFTSSDESSFTTESTRDSFSVVDYGDNAGLDPISSIFGPSYAPEHHPGPPGSFAACTRLSPSNPQTRYFSESTGFVSDYSSSGIVHRGRDPGRAYTCSAEPLASAAAAHQHQR
- the LOC103654750 gene encoding ubiquitin carboxyl-terminal hydrolase 15 isoform X3 — its product is MLQPREADLPALFLVFIVLPVVAYFLLGRWHDAASKKARVSVLAQRAAEEAYREETMACPDIILPGSSLRTMPYFRPMPALRQEYHECATCHAPAKTRCSRCKAVRYCSGKCQIVHWRQGHKETCQKWLGSGSSSFGGSSTEATEQMPFLTNLNSPLPGGDIHLRDLNFDTLSEPSFPTTDGYNLDTDPFLADRSNMNKSNQGIHMSENGAVGVSFEKNNYNADDEIHSPENLSRNKVSNNYFGSDAISGNGDAIYPAKSNAQQPSSCAPDMRKQPKASITVYQPDIGVYLTSDMVSSCEGSYASASEPLQRSLSSGRTIGKANAVNKRPPYPSSKVVSAQKPQDRVSTSYQNDGHEKNPCNKNDQRSTPKCESSQSTSSNLQKFGASKVEVLKKPSKFLKTSLVGLINDNKRNKVLFPYEDLVKFFQYEARGISPRGLFNCGNSCYANAVLQCLMCTKPLMIYLLLRLHSKDCSSKKWCLMCELEQYASTLRESGGPLSPSRILSNLRNIGCRLGGGTQEDAHEFLRHLVMSMQAACLDGLGGEKHVEPSLQETTLIQQMFGGRLKSKVKCLRCYHESERYENIMDLTLEIHGWVESLQDALTQFTAPEDLDGDNMYKCGSCAAYVKARKQLSVHEVPNILTVVLKRFQSGKYGKINKCVTFPDMLDMVPFVTGSGDNPPLYFLYAVVVHVDTENASFSGHYISYVKDMQGTWLRIDDSEVQVVSVNQVMSEGAYMLFYMRSFPRPPRIYIEKGPTVPSAKRHTSKYSKGSKHEREQTELLLSANDPAYGVYDFRPDGEGYTQDQQAELRSRDFHRADDAFADSVSADFSEATSSEWSLFTSSDESSFTTESTRDSFSVVDYGDNAGLDPISSIFGPSYAPEHHPGPPGSFAACTRLSPSNPQTRYFSESTGFVSDYSSSGIVHRGRDPGRAYTCSAEPLASAAAAHQHQRYALSGRDGLVQTSGFCQM